A section of the Euwallacea similis isolate ESF13 chromosome 9, ESF131.1, whole genome shotgun sequence genome encodes:
- the LOC136410763 gene encoding PTB domain-containing engulfment adapter protein 1-like, whose protein sequence is MSTLLKWAQNTQGKLSNNKNSSNGDRKWIHPPDSLQKGHIAYLVKFLGNTLVDEAKGIEVVKEAIRKLRFTQQLRKSETGAKTKKVELTVSVDGVAIQEPRTHNILHQFPLHQISYCADDKGEKKFFSFIAKQQNPENESEEKHSCFVFISDKLAEEITLTIGQAFELAYKRFLETSGKDLEAQQKAIIIEEKVKKSERELNIYKQRLLEISQIPSMKLEIDAYLRRNNLKTLVDVDSIVKSNTNGSSSPPRKQENGQSARVETANIIDFNGSVPPVPPRSGDNIPTIGTKLEGLLLHELEPDDDFNPRSFENNNSVGQTKNLPFIAPPPKPAKRTNLTLNTQQSTGSDQLSLSTPTATPNSISSSKIDPFEMGDFGANMTTSQDIENAIGLVDKRIMEMKAGFSRGISFGNDDFSLESLDPLKN, encoded by the exons atgtcCACATTGTTAAAATGGGCACAAAATACTCAAGGCAAGCTTTCAAATAATAAGAATAGCAGTAACGGCGACAGGAAATGGATTCACCCACCTGATTCGCTTCAAAAAGGGCATATTGCTTACTTGGTCAAATTTTTAGGAAACACACTAGTTGATGAAGCCAAAG GAATAGAAGTAGTCAAAGAAGCCATACGAAAACTCAGGTTTACGCAGCAGCTGCGCAAAAGCGAAACTGGTGCTAAAACGAAGAAAGTAGAACTGACGGTTAGCGTCGATGGAGTGGCCATCCAGGAACCCAGAACACACAACATCCTTCATCAGTTCCCTTTACATCAAATCTCTTATTGTGCCGATGATAAAGGGGAAAAGAAGTTCTTTTCGTTTATAGCCAAACAACAAAATCCGG AAAACGAGTCAGAAGAAAAACACTCCTGTTTCGTCTTCATATCCGATAAACTTGCAGAGGAAATCACGCTCACCATAGGCCAAGCATTCGAATTGGCTTACAAACGATTTCTGGAAACGTCTGGCAAGGATTTAGAGGCCCAACAGAAAGCGATAATAATAGAAGAAAAGGTTAAAAAGTCAGAACGCgaattgaatatttacaaacaacGATTATTAGAAATAAGTCAAATTCCTTCTATGAAACTGGAAATTGATGCCTATTTAAGAAGGAACAATCTTAAAACTTTGGTGGATGTAGATTCGATAGTAAAGAGCAATACCAACGGCTCGAGCTCGCCACCacgaaaacaagaaaatggGCAAAGTGCTAGAGTGGAAACTGCTAACATTATCGATTTTAATGGCTCAG TGCCACCAGTACCACCCCGTAGCGGAGATAATATTCCAACCATAGGCACTAAACTAGAGGGTCTATTGCTGCACGAGCTGGAACCTGATGATGATTTTAATCCGAGGTCGTTCGAAAATAACAATAGTGTAGGGCAGACAAAGAATTTGCCATTTA TCGCTCCACCTCCAAAACCCGCCAAACGAACCAATCTCACTTTGAACACACAACAAAGTACTGGCTCTGATCAACTATCTTTGTCAACTCCCACTGCAACTCCAAATAG TATCTCTAGTTCAAAAATCGATCCTTTTGAGATGGGTGATTTTGGAGCTAACATGACAACCTCTCAAGATATAGAAAATGCAATTGGATTGGTAGATAAAAGGATTATGGAAATGAAG